The following proteins are co-located in the Fusarium verticillioides 7600 chromosome 7, whole genome shotgun sequence genome:
- a CDS encoding dTDP-glucose 4,6-dehydratase, producing the protein MTASSDQLQTNGDASVGTSNHSKQSDIWKHAPVLIGTTKFEPRSDVKNIMITGGAGFIACWVVRHLTLTYPHAYNIVSFDKLDYCAALNNTGVLSESSNFTFYHGDITNPAEVVDCMERYNIDTVLHFAAQSHVDLSFGNSYGFTHTNVYGTHVLLESAKKVGIGRFIHVSTDEVYGEVKEDDDDLLETSILAPTNPYAASKAAAEMLVQSYQKSFKLPAIIVRSNNVYGPHQYPEKIIPKFTCLLNRQRPLVLHGDGTPTRRYLYAGDAADAFDTILHKGQIGQIYNVGSHDEVSNLELCGMLLDRMRIPHDTPEQLRKWIKYTRDRPFNDRRYAVDGTKLKRLGWEQKVSIDEGLKITVDWFTQFGETWWGDISHVLTPFPTVSDGEMVPDDARSMRDEPLESQDIRQGKLPEQHKNDDMSGGCRSTPLNGEDTSGLHQNNSGGYQITA; encoded by the exons ATGACGGCCTCCTCTGATCAACTGCAAACTAACGGTGACGCCAGTG TTGGGACAAGTAACCACAGCAAACAAAGCGACATATGGAAGCATGCCCCTGTACTCATTGGCACAACCAAATTTGAGCCTCGCTCCGATGTCAAAAACATCATGATTACGGGCGGCGCTGGCTTCAT CGCTTGCTGGGTCGTCCGCCATCTCACTTTGACATATCCACATGCCTATAACATTGTCTCATTCGACAAGCTAGACTACTGCGCTGCTCTCAACAATACAGGCGTCCTAAGTGAATCCTCCAACTTTACCTTCTATCATGGCGACATTACCAATCcagctgaggttgttgactGTATGGAGCGATACAATATTGATACAGTTCTACATTTTGCCGCCCAGTCACATGTGGACCTGAGCTTCGGCAACTCTTATGGCTTCACACATACAAACGTCTACGGAACTCATGTTCTCCTCGAAAGCGCCAAGAAGGTTGGCATTGGCCGCTTCATTCATGTATCGACTGATGAAGTATACGGTGAAGTtaaagaagacgacgacgacctTCTCGAGACGAGCATACTGGCTCCTACAAATCCATATGCCGCCAGCAAAGCGGCagctgagatgttggtgCAGTCTTACCAGAAGAGTTTCAAGTTACCTGCCATCATTGTGCGGAGTAACAACGTATACGGTCCTCATCAATATCCGGAGA AAATCATCCCCAAGTTTACATGTCTTCTCAACCGTCAGCGGCCACTGGTTCTGCACGGAGACGGCACGCCTACCCGGCGATATCTCTACGCTGGCGACGCAGCTGATGCGTTTGACACGATTCTCCACAAAGGTCAAATTGGCCAGATTTACAACGTCGGTTCACATGATGAGGTATCCAATCTAGAGCTCTGCGGGATGCTGCTGGACCGAATGAGGATACCACACGATACCCCGGAGCAGCTCCGCAAGTGGATCAAGTACACTCGGGACAGACCCTTCAACGACCGTCGGTATGCAGTTGATGGCACCAAACTAAAGAGGCTTGGTTGGGAGCAGAAAGTGTCGATAGACGAAGGCCTCAAGATTACAGTCGATTGGTTCACGCAGTTCGGAGAGACCTGGTGGGGAGACATCAGCCATGTTCTCACGCCGTTTCCTACGGTGAGCGATGGCGAGATGGTTCCGGATGATGCGCGATCAATGCGCGATGAACCACTTGAGTCCCAAGATATACGACAGGGCAAGCTGCCGGAACAACACAAAAATGATGATATGAGTGGTGGTTGTCGATCAACACCACTGAACGGTGAGGATACAAGTGGGCTACATCAAAATAACAGCGGCGGCTATCAGATTACCGCTTGA
- a CDS encoding V-type H+-transporting ATPase 16kDa proteolipid subunit — translation MDAELLANMDRCPMYASFFGALGCACSIVFTTFGAAYGTAKSAGAIFQSGILRPDMMMQNTYDEMNSTLVKQWLTHFSLCAIMAQILSIYGLVASVIMSNNIKEKMAIHTAFLQLGAGISVGLCGMAAGFAIGIVGDAGVRASSQQPRLYIGMVLILIFAEVLGLYGVIVSILMLTRSTDGVTECRY, via the exons ATGGATGCTGAGTTGCTTGCAAATATGGACCGATG TCCCATGTACGCC TCCTTCTTTGGCGCACTTGGTTGTGCCTGTTCCATCGTATTCACAACTTTCGGCGCGGCATACGGCACCGCAAAGTCCGCCGGCGCAATCTTCCAATCTGGCATCCTCCGCCCCGACATGATGATGCAAAACACGTACGATGAGATGAACTCAACGTTGGTAAAACAGTGGCTGACACACTTTAGCCTGTGTGCCATCATGGCCCAGATCCTGTCCATCTACGGTCTTGTAGCAAGCGTCATCATGtcaaacaacatcaaggagaagatggctaTCCACACGGCCTTCTTGCAGCTCGGTGCCGGCATTTCCGTAGGGCTGTGCGGCATGGCTGCTGGCTTTGCTATTGGcattgttggtgatgctggag TTCGTGCAAGTTCGCAGCAACCGCGTCTCTATATCGGAAtggttctcatcctcatctttgcCGAGGTCCTAGGCTTATACGGTGTCATTGTGTCCATCCTTATGTTAACTCGTTCCACCGATGGTGTGACCGAATGCAGGTATTGA
- a CDS encoding V-type H+-transporting ATPase 16kDa proteolipid subunit, protein MDAELLANMDRCPMYASFFGALGCACSIVFTTFGAAYGTAKSAGAIFQSGILRPDMMMQNTLCAIMAQILSIYGLVASVIMSNNIKEKMAIHTAFLQLGAGISVGLCGMAAGFAIGIVGDAGVRASSQQPRLYIGMVLILIFAEVLGLYGVIVSILMLTRSTDGVTECRY, encoded by the exons ATGGATGCTGAGTTGCTTGCAAATATGGACCGATG TCCCATGTACGCC TCCTTCTTTGGCGCACTTGGTTGTGCCTGTTCCATCGTATTCACAACTTTCGGCGCGGCATACGGCACCGCAAAGTCCGCCGGCGCAATCTTCCAATCTGGCATCCTCCGCCCCGACATGATGATGCAAAACAC CCTGTGTGCCATCATGGCCCAGATCCTGTCCATCTACGGTCTTGTAGCAAGCGTCATCATGtcaaacaacatcaaggagaagatggctaTCCACACGGCCTTCTTGCAGCTCGGTGCCGGCATTTCCGTAGGGCTGTGCGGCATGGCTGCTGGCTTTGCTATTGGcattgttggtgatgctggag TTCGTGCAAGTTCGCAGCAACCGCGTCTCTATATCGGAAtggttctcatcctcatctttgcCGAGGTCCTAGGCTTATACGGTGTCATTGTGTCCATCCTTATGTTAACTCGTTCCACCGATGGTGTGACCGAATGCAGGTATTGA
- a CDS encoding dTDP-glucose 4,6-dehydratase: protein MITGGAGFIACWVVRHLTLTYPHAYNIVSFDKLDYCAALNNTGVLSESSNFTFYHGDITNPAEVVDCMERYNIDTVLHFAAQSHVDLSFGNSYGFTHTNVYGTHVLLESAKKVGIGRFIHVSTDEVYGEVKEDDDDLLETSILAPTNPYAASKAAAEMLVQSYQKSFKLPAIIVRSNNVYGPHQYPEKIIPKFTCLLNRQRPLVLHGDGTPTRRYLYAGDAADAFDTILHKGQIGQIYNVGSHDEVSNLELCGMLLDRMRIPHDTPEQLRKWIKYTRDRPFNDRRYAVDGTKLKRLGWEQKVSIDEGLKITVDWFTQFGETWWGDISHVLTPFPTVSDGEMVPDDARSMRDEPLESQDIRQGKLPEQHKNDDMSGGCRSTPLNGEDTSGLHQNNSGGYQITA, encoded by the exons ATGATTACGGGCGGCGCTGGCTTCAT CGCTTGCTGGGTCGTCCGCCATCTCACTTTGACATATCCACATGCCTATAACATTGTCTCATTCGACAAGCTAGACTACTGCGCTGCTCTCAACAATACAGGCGTCCTAAGTGAATCCTCCAACTTTACCTTCTATCATGGCGACATTACCAATCcagctgaggttgttgactGTATGGAGCGATACAATATTGATACAGTTCTACATTTTGCCGCCCAGTCACATGTGGACCTGAGCTTCGGCAACTCTTATGGCTTCACACATACAAACGTCTACGGAACTCATGTTCTCCTCGAAAGCGCCAAGAAGGTTGGCATTGGCCGCTTCATTCATGTATCGACTGATGAAGTATACGGTGAAGTtaaagaagacgacgacgacctTCTCGAGACGAGCATACTGGCTCCTACAAATCCATATGCCGCCAGCAAAGCGGCagctgagatgttggtgCAGTCTTACCAGAAGAGTTTCAAGTTACCTGCCATCATTGTGCGGAGTAACAACGTATACGGTCCTCATCAATATCCGGAGA AAATCATCCCCAAGTTTACATGTCTTCTCAACCGTCAGCGGCCACTGGTTCTGCACGGAGACGGCACGCCTACCCGGCGATATCTCTACGCTGGCGACGCAGCTGATGCGTTTGACACGATTCTCCACAAAGGTCAAATTGGCCAGATTTACAACGTCGGTTCACATGATGAGGTATCCAATCTAGAGCTCTGCGGGATGCTGCTGGACCGAATGAGGATACCACACGATACCCCGGAGCAGCTCCGCAAGTGGATCAAGTACACTCGGGACAGACCCTTCAACGACCGTCGGTATGCAGTTGATGGCACCAAACTAAAGAGGCTTGGTTGGGAGCAGAAAGTGTCGATAGACGAAGGCCTCAAGATTACAGTCGATTGGTTCACGCAGTTCGGAGAGACCTGGTGGGGAGACATCAGCCATGTTCTCACGCCGTTTCCTACGGTGAGCGATGGCGAGATGGTTCCGGATGATGCGCGATCAATGCGCGATGAACCACTTGAGTCCCAAGATATACGACAGGGCAAGCTGCCGGAACAACACAAAAATGATGATATGAGTGGTGGTTGTCGATCAACACCACTGAACGGTGAGGATACAAGTGGGCTACATCAAAATAACAGCGGCGGCTATCAGATTACCGCTTGA
- a CDS encoding V-type H+-transporting ATPase 16kDa proteolipid subunit, translating to MMMQNTYDEMNSTLVKQWLTHFSLCAIMAQILSIYGLVASVIMSNNIKEKMAIHTAFLQLGAGISVGLCGMAAGFAIGIVGDAGVRASSQQPRLYIGMVLILIFAEVLGLYGVIVSILMLTRSTDGVTECRY from the exons ATGATGATGCAAAACACGTACGATGAGATGAACTCAACGTTGGTAAAACAGTGGCTGACACACTTTAGCCTGTGTGCCATCATGGCCCAGATCCTGTCCATCTACGGTCTTGTAGCAAGCGTCATCATGtcaaacaacatcaaggagaagatggctaTCCACACGGCCTTCTTGCAGCTCGGTGCCGGCATTTCCGTAGGGCTGTGCGGCATGGCTGCTGGCTTTGCTATTGGcattgttggtgatgctggag TTCGTGCAAGTTCGCAGCAACCGCGTCTCTATATCGGAAtggttctcatcctcatctttgcCGAGGTCCTAGGCTTATACGGTGTCATTGTGTCCATCCTTATGTTAACTCGTTCCACCGATGGTGTGACCGAATGCAGGTATTGA
- a CDS encoding dTDP-glucose 4,6-dehydratase has product MERYNIDTVLHFAAQSHVDLSFGNSYGFTHTNVYGTHVLLESAKKVGIGRFIHVSTDEVYGEVKEDDDDLLETSILAPTNPYAASKAAAEMLVQSYQKSFKLPAIIVRSNNVYGPHQYPEKIIPKFTCLLNRQRPLVLHGDGTPTRRYLYAGDAADAFDTILHKGQIGQIYNVGSHDEVSNLELCGMLLDRMRIPHDTPEQLRKWIKYTRDRPFNDRRYAVDGTKLKRLGWEQKVSIDEGLKITVDWFTQFGETWWGDISHVLTPFPTVSDGEMVPDDARSMRDEPLESQDIRQGKLPEQHKNDDMSGGCRSTPLNGEDTSGLHQNNSGGYQITA; this is encoded by the exons ATGGAGCGATACAATATTGATACAGTTCTACATTTTGCCGCCCAGTCACATGTGGACCTGAGCTTCGGCAACTCTTATGGCTTCACACATACAAACGTCTACGGAACTCATGTTCTCCTCGAAAGCGCCAAGAAGGTTGGCATTGGCCGCTTCATTCATGTATCGACTGATGAAGTATACGGTGAAGTtaaagaagacgacgacgacctTCTCGAGACGAGCATACTGGCTCCTACAAATCCATATGCCGCCAGCAAAGCGGCagctgagatgttggtgCAGTCTTACCAGAAGAGTTTCAAGTTACCTGCCATCATTGTGCGGAGTAACAACGTATACGGTCCTCATCAATATCCGGAGA AAATCATCCCCAAGTTTACATGTCTTCTCAACCGTCAGCGGCCACTGGTTCTGCACGGAGACGGCACGCCTACCCGGCGATATCTCTACGCTGGCGACGCAGCTGATGCGTTTGACACGATTCTCCACAAAGGTCAAATTGGCCAGATTTACAACGTCGGTTCACATGATGAGGTATCCAATCTAGAGCTCTGCGGGATGCTGCTGGACCGAATGAGGATACCACACGATACCCCGGAGCAGCTCCGCAAGTGGATCAAGTACACTCGGGACAGACCCTTCAACGACCGTCGGTATGCAGTTGATGGCACCAAACTAAAGAGGCTTGGTTGGGAGCAGAAAGTGTCGATAGACGAAGGCCTCAAGATTACAGTCGATTGGTTCACGCAGTTCGGAGAGACCTGGTGGGGAGACATCAGCCATGTTCTCACGCCGTTTCCTACGGTGAGCGATGGCGAGATGGTTCCGGATGATGCGCGATCAATGCGCGATGAACCACTTGAGTCCCAAGATATACGACAGGGCAAGCTGCCGGAACAACACAAAAATGATGATATGAGTGGTGGTTGTCGATCAACACCACTGAACGGTGAGGATACAAGTGGGCTACATCAAAATAACAGCGGCGGCTATCAGATTACCGCTTGA